A genomic segment from Methanoplanus limicola DSM 2279 encodes:
- the iorA gene encoding indolepyruvate ferredoxin oxidoreductase subunit alpha has protein sequence MSERYLLGNEAIARACLEANLDFASGYPGTPSSEIVDFLRYQKERDFYVEWSVNEKVAFENALGAAWTGVRSLVTMKHVGLNVAADPLMTSGYTGIKGGMVIVSADDPYAHSSQNEQDSRNYAAFAKIPCLDPADIQEAYSMMVSAYDLSEEFGLPVIFRPTTRICHSKSDVVVGEAGQEHRTAAFEKDPKQFVVIPVHTRVLHKKLNEKQGKIAERLVELGFNRAEIRGKTAVVAAGIASSYVAEIIPDDVSFAKIGAYPIDEGWLREFASKHEKILVVEELSPVAEDLLRQVSCGAEVFGKKNGCVPYEGELDPASVALAFDKAGFEHKYEYIIPEPVKDLPPRPPILCAGCGHRAAFYAMKKVFGSKAIYPSDIGCYTLGIQLGTVDTTICMGASITVGSGISSAGDDSDVVCTIGDSTFLHTGINGLINAAYNGANITVVILDNRITAMTGHQPNPNTGMTAKGIESPSLSLEMLCRSCGVSFVETIDPYDLTCTLKTFEKAKAKKGVKVIIARQPCVIDAKRSGIKRKPVIVDTDLCNGCGLCVKFGCPAVEFTDKKASVNSLCMGCGVCADICPAGAIRPEGKR, from the coding sequence ATGTCTGAAAGATATTTGCTTGGAAATGAGGCCATTGCACGTGCATGCCTTGAGGCAAACCTCGATTTCGCAAGCGGTTATCCGGGAACGCCTTCTTCTGAGATTGTGGATTTTTTACGATATCAAAAGGAGAGGGACTTTTACGTGGAATGGTCGGTCAATGAGAAGGTGGCGTTTGAAAATGCCCTCGGGGCGGCATGGACAGGTGTCAGATCGCTTGTCACAATGAAGCATGTCGGCTTAAATGTTGCTGCTGACCCGCTAATGACAAGCGGATATACCGGAATTAAAGGCGGCATGGTCATAGTTTCGGCAGACGATCCGTATGCACACAGCTCCCAGAATGAGCAGGACTCAAGGAATTATGCAGCGTTTGCAAAAATTCCATGCCTTGATCCGGCAGATATTCAGGAGGCTTATTCAATGATGGTCTCAGCCTATGACCTCTCTGAAGAGTTTGGCCTGCCTGTAATCTTCAGGCCGACAACACGCATCTGCCACTCCAAGAGTGATGTTGTCGTGGGTGAGGCCGGTCAGGAGCACAGAACTGCGGCTTTTGAGAAAGATCCAAAGCAGTTTGTTGTAATTCCGGTGCACACCAGGGTTCTTCATAAAAAACTGAATGAGAAGCAGGGTAAAATTGCAGAAAGACTCGTAGAACTTGGCTTTAACAGGGCTGAAATCAGGGGTAAGACTGCTGTTGTCGCAGCCGGAATTGCATCCTCATATGTGGCTGAGATAATCCCGGATGATGTATCTTTTGCAAAGATTGGTGCATATCCGATAGATGAGGGATGGTTAAGGGAGTTTGCATCAAAGCATGAGAAGATCCTTGTGGTTGAAGAGTTGTCGCCGGTGGCTGAAGACCTTCTGCGGCAGGTATCCTGCGGTGCTGAAGTTTTTGGCAAAAAGAACGGCTGTGTTCCTTATGAGGGCGAACTTGATCCCGCATCTGTGGCACTTGCCTTTGATAAGGCAGGTTTTGAGCATAAATACGAGTACATAATTCCTGAGCCTGTAAAGGATCTGCCGCCAAGGCCGCCGATTCTCTGCGCAGGATGCGGACACAGGGCAGCATTTTATGCGATGAAGAAGGTATTCGGCAGCAAAGCGATATACCCAAGTGACATTGGCTGTTATACCCTTGGCATCCAGCTTGGAACTGTCGATACAACGATCTGCATGGGTGCGTCCATAACAGTCGGGAGCGGGATTTCATCAGCGGGTGATGATAGTGATGTCGTCTGCACAATCGGTGACTCGACTTTCCTGCATACCGGAATTAACGGTCTGATTAATGCGGCATACAACGGCGCCAATATTACGGTCGTGATCCTTGACAACAGGATTACGGCAATGACCGGCCACCAGCCCAATCCGAACACCGGAATGACGGCAAAAGGGATTGAAAGTCCTTCTCTCTCTCTTGAGATGCTCTGCCGGTCATGCGGTGTCTCCTTTGTGGAGACCATTGATCCGTATGACCTCACCTGCACTCTGAAGACCTTTGAGAAGGCAAAAGCGAAGAAGGGTGTTAAAGTCATCATAGCAAGGCAGCCATGCGTGATTGACGCGAAGAGATCAGGAATCAAAAGAAAGCCTGTCATTGTTGATACAGACCTATGCAACGGATGCGGACTCTGTGTAAAATTCGGCTGCCCGGCGGTTGAATTTACGGATAAGAAGGCATCAGTAAATTCACTCTGCATGGGCTGTGGAGTCTGTGCTGACATCTGTCCGGCAGGTGCAATAAGACCGGAGGGAAAGAGATGA
- a CDS encoding acetate--CoA ligase family protein: MAGHLLSEPEGYDLLKRYDIPVPEYHLSKSADEALSFAEEIGYPVVLKITSPDISHKSDVGGVVTGISSPEELEYEYEHLLLRVKDKMPDAGISGVLVSRHVQKGLEVIVGGKWDPVFGRVITFGTGGTLVELLKDISVRLLPVDGAKISGMIDETRISAIIGGYRGGEEYDRCTLEKIIHDAARMFLENEYIISFDINPLILYPEGAVAVDARIIAGDEKIPGDVPASELKTAAIPEGFSSPESIAVVGASSSPGKLGYYLMHNLLPFSGSIYPVNPKGGSILGKEVFRSISDIPAVPDWVVIVVPAKSVPQVMKEAGEKGIKYAVIISAGFKELGDGGSRLEDEVLAIAEKYGIRFAGPNCLGVMLPYEGLNATFGQKMPKPGPVAFISQSGAIITAAADKGIVGNTGLSIVVSVGNQADLNFADYLGMLLKDSKSKAAVFYIEGLKSGREFTEAARKHAKELPVIVLKAGKSETGKKAAMSHTGSLAGSYEIYREAFREAGIINAFSLSSAFSVAGLLASEGWPKGSRAVIVTSGGGFAVLSADFAGENGIELITLPDEMREELDGFMPAGWSGRNPVDIIGDAGAERYARALDILIRYQDFWDIAFVVASPVTSIDPIKLAKEIVRFSRQTDKMVVGCMISGESMQPGINILNDNHIPNFVELYDAFKSVGLALEAGKGAGIFDK, encoded by the coding sequence ATGGCTGGGCATCTTTTATCCGAACCGGAAGGTTATGATCTCCTGAAACGCTATGATATCCCCGTTCCGGAGTATCATCTGTCGAAATCCGCCGATGAGGCTCTCTCTTTTGCCGAAGAGATCGGCTATCCTGTTGTACTGAAGATAACCTCGCCTGATATTTCGCATAAAAGTGATGTGGGGGGGGTGGTTACCGGGATTTCATCTCCGGAAGAGCTTGAATATGAGTATGAGCACCTTTTACTCCGTGTAAAGGATAAGATGCCGGATGCCGGGATTTCAGGTGTGCTGGTATCCAGGCATGTGCAAAAGGGGCTTGAAGTGATCGTTGGCGGGAAATGGGACCCTGTTTTTGGAAGGGTGATAACCTTTGGCACTGGCGGAACTCTTGTTGAGCTTTTAAAGGATATTTCTGTCAGGCTCCTCCCTGTTGACGGAGCTAAAATATCCGGGATGATCGATGAGACCAGGATCTCTGCAATTATCGGCGGGTACAGGGGTGGTGAGGAGTATGACCGGTGTACACTTGAGAAGATTATCCATGATGCCGCCCGGATGTTTCTTGAAAATGAGTATATTATCTCGTTTGACATAAATCCTCTTATCCTCTATCCTGAAGGTGCTGTCGCCGTGGATGCAAGGATCATTGCCGGAGATGAGAAGATCCCGGGAGATGTTCCTGCCTCTGAGCTGAAAACCGCAGCAATTCCTGAGGGTTTTTCTTCACCGGAGAGCATTGCCGTAGTCGGTGCATCCTCATCTCCGGGTAAACTCGGATATTATCTCATGCATAACCTCCTGCCCTTCTCGGGCAGTATCTATCCTGTCAATCCCAAAGGCGGGTCAATACTTGGCAAAGAGGTATTCAGGAGTATCTCTGATATCCCTGCTGTTCCTGACTGGGTGGTTATTGTTGTTCCTGCAAAGTCTGTCCCGCAGGTTATGAAGGAGGCGGGGGAGAAGGGAATAAAGTATGCAGTGATTATTTCTGCCGGATTTAAGGAGCTTGGAGACGGAGGCTCCCGGCTTGAGGACGAGGTTTTGGCTATTGCAGAAAAATACGGCATCAGGTTTGCCGGACCAAACTGTCTTGGTGTAATGCTTCCCTATGAAGGGCTGAATGCGACATTCGGGCAGAAAATGCCAAAACCAGGGCCTGTTGCATTCATATCCCAGAGCGGCGCGATAATCACGGCGGCGGCTGATAAGGGTATTGTCGGTAATACGGGCCTCTCAATTGTGGTTTCGGTTGGAAACCAGGCAGACCTTAATTTTGCCGATTATCTTGGAATGCTCCTGAAAGACAGTAAGTCAAAGGCCGCTGTATTCTATATTGAAGGCCTTAAGTCAGGTCGTGAATTTACCGAGGCGGCAAGAAAGCATGCAAAAGAGCTGCCTGTAATTGTCCTTAAGGCCGGAAAGAGCGAGACCGGAAAGAAGGCGGCAATGTCACATACAGGTTCGCTTGCAGGGAGTTATGAGATATACAGGGAGGCCTTCAGGGAGGCCGGTATAATAAACGCTTTCTCTCTCAGCAGCGCCTTCTCTGTTGCGGGTCTTTTGGCATCTGAAGGCTGGCCAAAAGGCAGCCGTGCTGTTATCGTTACAAGCGGCGGAGGTTTTGCGGTTCTCTCAGCTGATTTTGCGGGTGAAAACGGTATAGAACTGATCACGCTTCCGGATGAGATGAGAGAGGAGCTTGACGGGTTCATGCCGGCCGGATGGAGCGGGCGCAATCCGGTGGACATAATCGGGGATGCCGGGGCTGAGAGGTATGCAAGGGCGCTTGACATTCTCATCAGATATCAGGACTTCTGGGATATCGCCTTTGTCGTCGCCTCTCCTGTGACATCAATTGATCCGATTAAGCTTGCAAAGGAGATTGTCCGGTTTTCAAGACAGACTGACAAGATGGTTGTCGGATGCATGATCAGCGGTGAGAGTATGCAGCCCGGAATTAATATCCTGAATGATAATCATATCCCCAACTTCGTTGAGCTGTATGACGCCTTTAAGTCGGTCGGTCTTGCACTTGAGGCCGGCAAAGGCGCCGGTATCTTTGATAAATAG
- a CDS encoding DUF504 domain-containing protein, protein MRTSHNLLLRIWHDPEFDMKKAAVYYTDRGAPGDISVAEGEFIRKPERDWFEVETEKGIKIIPYHRIRKISYAGIPLWEHDG, encoded by the coding sequence ATGAGAACAAGCCATAATCTTCTTCTCCGGATATGGCATGACCCGGAGTTTGACATGAAAAAAGCAGCCGTATATTACACCGATCGCGGTGCACCCGGCGATATCTCAGTTGCAGAGGGGGAATTTATCAGAAAACCTGAAAGGGACTGGTTTGAAGTGGAGACAGAAAAAGGGATTAAGATAATACCATATCACCGCATAAGAAAGATTTCATATGCCGGAATACCTCTGTGGGAGCATGACGGGTAA